In the Aneurinibacillus soli genome, one interval contains:
- a CDS encoding glutamine synthetase family protein: MAIGANFIDNKKGRQLAIEQSMRELEQKGVKFVRLLYSDIHGFPRGKDIPLEFFPSVVEEGQAFCYWNIVDGLDGSPLHAPEMPDRGYPDMKAIPDLSTLAVIPWEKDTVQCLADLVDHEGRKIDISPRQFLKKVTKLFKENLAVTPILAHELEFYLLQKSGNGWERYSDKQGLIYTVGYRSDERGLMQKFMEAGKSLHLQATAANHEHGGGQFEVNMLHGESVAAADRAFSFKNMIKEVAACNGLMATFMGKPFTDQPGSGFHLHLSLVDQQHHHNIFSDPSAQDGISKMMKHFMAGVLHHAPALTAFLAPTINAYKRLIPNNIAPVAANWGYDNRHRFIRIPPERGSSSRMEIRGGDGAANPYLISAVCMLAGYDGIIKEMELQPETEPGKSLPRTLTESLEKLHADKDLCDLIGNAMVMAYTAVKRTEIERYQTYVTDWELNEYVYHL, encoded by the coding sequence ATGGCAATCGGTGCAAATTTCATAGACAACAAAAAAGGGCGCCAGTTAGCTATCGAACAATCGATGCGGGAATTAGAGCAAAAAGGGGTTAAGTTTGTCCGTCTGCTGTATAGCGATATCCACGGATTTCCGCGTGGGAAGGATATTCCGTTAGAATTCTTCCCTTCTGTTGTGGAAGAAGGTCAGGCGTTTTGCTATTGGAATATTGTAGATGGACTTGATGGAAGTCCATTACATGCTCCCGAAATGCCGGATCGTGGCTACCCGGATATGAAGGCGATCCCGGATTTATCAACCTTGGCAGTTATTCCGTGGGAGAAGGATACGGTTCAGTGTCTGGCAGACTTAGTTGATCATGAGGGGCGGAAAATTGATATTTCGCCCAGGCAATTTCTGAAAAAAGTAACGAAGCTATTTAAGGAAAATCTTGCGGTCACGCCTATTCTTGCACACGAATTAGAGTTTTATCTGTTGCAAAAATCAGGGAATGGCTGGGAGCGATATAGCGACAAGCAAGGCTTGATTTATACAGTAGGATACCGTTCAGATGAGCGAGGGCTGATGCAAAAATTCATGGAAGCGGGCAAAAGCTTGCATTTGCAAGCGACAGCAGCGAATCATGAGCATGGCGGTGGTCAATTCGAAGTGAATATGTTGCACGGAGAAAGTGTTGCTGCGGCTGATCGGGCGTTCAGTTTTAAAAACATGATCAAAGAAGTGGCAGCTTGTAACGGCTTGATGGCTACATTTATGGGCAAACCGTTTACGGATCAGCCAGGATCAGGCTTTCACCTTCATCTGAGTTTGGTAGATCAGCAGCATCATCACAATATTTTCTCCGACCCATCCGCACAAGATGGAATAAGCAAAATGATGAAGCATTTTATGGCAGGTGTATTGCATCATGCGCCAGCCCTTACTGCCTTCCTGGCTCCGACCATTAATGCGTATAAACGGCTCATTCCGAATAATATTGCGCCGGTAGCGGCCAACTGGGGCTATGACAATCGCCATCGGTTCATTCGGATTCCTCCAGAGCGTGGTTCTAGCAGTCGGATGGAAATACGGGGCGGGGACGGAGCGGCGAATCCGTATTTAATTTCTGCCGTGTGTATGTTAGCTGGGTATGACGGGATCATAAAAGAAATGGAGTTACAGCCGGAGACGGAACCAGGGAAATCACTGCCGCGAACATTGACAGAAAGTTTAGAGAAATTACATGCAGATAAAGACTTGTGTGACTTAATTGGAAATGCGATGGTTATGGCGTATACCGCTGTAAAAAGAACGGAAATTGAACGGTATCAAACTTATGTAACAGACTGGGAGCTTAACGAATATGTCTACCACTTATAA
- a CDS encoding gamma-glutamyl-gamma-aminobutyrate hydrolase family protein has product MSTTYKHSKKPLIGITTWRRDLPTFLGEKTDLYTIGPEYVEAIEEAGGMPILLPHAKPEAAPMYLDLLDGLLVSGGGDVDPSSYGQTNAGKSYDVKPSADAFEIALLHEAYKRKLPTLGICRGFQIMQVAFEGTMLQDLHEVFPFHPKNEGKPEYILSQNHTVSFAEDSILADVYGSVTRTVNTIHHQCIQTVGDGWTPIGWSEDGIIEAVQASGDWLALGVQWHPEKLKDEAEHKLFAYFIQAAWKGRK; this is encoded by the coding sequence ATGTCTACCACTTATAAACATTCAAAGAAGCCGTTAATTGGCATTACCACATGGAGACGGGATTTGCCTACTTTTTTAGGTGAGAAGACAGATTTATATACAATAGGGCCGGAATATGTGGAAGCAATTGAAGAAGCAGGAGGAATGCCCATTCTTCTACCTCATGCTAAACCCGAAGCAGCTCCTATGTATTTGGATTTGCTAGATGGGTTGCTTGTGTCCGGCGGGGGAGACGTTGATCCTTCCAGTTACGGCCAGACGAATGCGGGCAAGTCTTACGATGTAAAGCCCAGTGCCGACGCTTTTGAGATCGCTTTATTGCACGAAGCGTATAAGAGGAAATTGCCGACGCTTGGAATTTGTCGGGGGTTTCAAATTATGCAGGTGGCTTTTGAGGGGACGATGCTGCAAGATCTCCATGAAGTATTTCCGTTTCATCCAAAAAACGAGGGGAAGCCGGAGTATATCTTAAGCCAGAACCATACGGTGTCGTTTGCGGAAGATTCGATTCTAGCAGATGTATACGGAAGTGTAACCCGGACAGTAAATACCATTCATCACCAGTGTATACAAACAGTAGGAGATGGATGGACTCCGATTGGCTGGAGTGAAGACGGAATTATTGAAGCTGTGCAAGCGAGTGGTGACTGGCTTGCATTAGGTGTGCAGTGGCATCCAGAAAAGTTGAAGGATGAAGCGGAGCATAAGCTGTTTGCGTATTTCATTCAAGCGGCGTGGAAGGGAAGAAAGTAA
- a CDS encoding acetoacetate decarboxylase family protein, translated as MSKLNGFSLPLSPEGRANLLPAPPWHYSGDMMLIEYRTDPDAVIALLPDELEPADDPGAVSVIFADWQSCTDSGEEWLDPYHAQYKEAMVYVGAKYKGQPICRCVYIWVDKDFAMLRGWVQGFPKKHGDVWMSRPVTVGKAGPRLAPGGKFGASLSVGGRRLIEARVNLTGLSEKGPQVNNPPQYNSRHFPRWDSLEPALYEMVTVKGVDKECSPIWEGTADIKVFDSPFEELKALEPKEIIGGFYHSFGYTMIDGEVVEQHKR; from the coding sequence ATGTCAAAGCTGAATGGATTTTCCCTGCCCCTTTCTCCTGAAGGCAGAGCGAACTTGTTACCTGCCCCTCCCTGGCATTATTCGGGGGATATGATGCTGATTGAATATCGTACCGATCCGGATGCAGTGATTGCTCTTTTGCCGGATGAACTCGAGCCGGCAGATGATCCGGGTGCTGTATCCGTTATTTTTGCAGACTGGCAATCGTGTACAGATAGCGGAGAGGAATGGCTCGATCCATACCATGCACAGTACAAAGAAGCGATGGTATATGTAGGAGCGAAGTACAAAGGGCAGCCAATTTGCCGCTGCGTCTACATATGGGTAGATAAAGATTTTGCGATGCTGCGCGGCTGGGTTCAGGGATTCCCGAAAAAGCACGGAGATGTGTGGATGTCACGCCCGGTTACAGTAGGAAAAGCGGGTCCGCGTCTGGCTCCGGGCGGCAAGTTTGGGGCTTCGCTCTCGGTAGGAGGCAGACGTCTTATTGAAGCGCGAGTAAACTTGACTGGTCTTTCCGAAAAAGGCCCGCAGGTGAACAACCCGCCGCAGTATAATAGTCGCCATTTCCCGAGATGGGACAGTCTGGAGCCGGCTCTTTATGAAATGGTAACCGTGAAAGGGGTAGACAAAGAGTGCAGCCCGATCTGGGAAGGAACGGCAGACATCAAAGTTTTTGATTCTCCATTTGAAGAATTGAAAGCGCTTGAACCGAAAGAGATCATTGGTGGCTTCTATCATTCGTTTGGCTACACGATGATTGACGGTGAAGTGGTTGAGCAGCATAAACGCTAA
- a CDS encoding fumarylacetoacetate hydrolase family protein, whose product MQFVRVKRGEQIVRGYKEGEILVLENGEKVHESEAHFLAPVEPTKIIAMHLNFPSRIEAFGIKDPRWPSYFMKPLSSLAGHRAEVARPRNTQYLNYEGEIALVIGKKAKGVSREEAWDYIAGYSPVIDYGLHDFRTSDAGSMLRVKGQDGFCPMGPTLIPAHEVDPHNITVRTYVNGKVAQEGNTGTFKFSFDYIIADLSRLITLEPGDVILTGTPANSRPVQPGDVVEVEIEGYPRLTTTVVESEVDFADFGAQPEDSDNARNTAFEIE is encoded by the coding sequence ATGCAATTCGTTCGTGTAAAACGCGGGGAGCAGATTGTAAGAGGATATAAAGAAGGTGAGATTCTCGTTTTGGAGAATGGGGAAAAGGTTCATGAATCGGAGGCGCATTTTCTTGCCCCGGTCGAGCCGACAAAAATCATTGCGATGCACCTCAATTTCCCAAGTCGGATTGAAGCGTTTGGGATTAAGGACCCGCGCTGGCCTTCTTACTTTATGAAACCTCTCTCCTCGCTTGCTGGACACCGTGCAGAAGTAGCTCGGCCTCGTAACACGCAGTATTTGAACTACGAAGGAGAGATTGCACTGGTTATCGGTAAGAAAGCAAAAGGGGTATCGCGTGAGGAAGCGTGGGATTATATTGCCGGGTACAGCCCGGTAATTGATTACGGCCTGCATGATTTCCGGACTTCGGATGCCGGATCGATGCTGCGGGTAAAAGGACAGGACGGGTTCTGTCCGATGGGCCCGACACTTATTCCAGCGCATGAAGTAGATCCGCATAATATAACCGTTCGGACGTATGTGAATGGCAAAGTGGCGCAGGAAGGGAATACAGGCACGTTTAAATTCTCATTCGATTATATTATTGCGGACTTGTCCCGTTTGATTACATTAGAGCCGGGCGATGTTATTTTGACGGGTACTCCGGCGAATTCCCGTCCGGTTCAACCGGGTGATGTAGTAGAAGTGGAGATCGAAGGTTATCCGCGCCTGACGACGACGGTTGTGGAGAGTGAAGTAGATTTTGCGGATTTCGGTGCACAGCCGGAAGACTCGGACAATGCACGGAATACAGCATTTGAAATTGAATAA
- a CDS encoding methionine aminopeptidase translates to MRFFNALTEWKEARYQKKLADMQAQNKCPDCRGNGYSPLMVHEFSYTNLYDCHGCNGSGLFADWARANPHL, encoded by the coding sequence ATGAGATTTTTCAATGCTTTAACTGAGTGGAAAGAAGCCCGCTATCAAAAAAAATTAGCGGACATGCAAGCGCAAAACAAATGTCCGGATTGCCGTGGAAACGGCTATAGCCCTTTGATGGTGCATGAGTTTTCCTATACAAATCTGTATGATTGCCACGGATGCAACGGTAGTGGATTGTTTGCAGACTGGGCTAGAGCGAACCCGCACCTTTAA
- a CDS encoding sensor domain-containing diguanylate cyclase, giving the protein MKKMKFSLQHLIVCVALLSFILTLISSLWSGYSTDKQTLITNTLETNRVYAQKLAKTTNSFLKSTLQTLQFSSKEIAPFMQNDEGKLLHEANRLKMQTNTFNSVIIANAEGRILATSPQSLQIKNKMLTSPGGQQALKERKPIISKPYTAITGRLVIFISYPIFDEKGTYLGLVGGTLYLKEMNVLNELLGEHFYKDGSYVYVVDGDGRIIYHQDSKRVNDVVVKNQVVQKLMQGKSGAERVINTKHKDMLAGYAYVPIADWGIVSQRPVDIALVPATDMINEMIKKSFPFLLVSLLIIWWISRKIAQPLHQLAHYTENSTENSQEEHMEEVVAWYYEAIQLKKSLLHSLTFLHDKINYFMYQSTTDPLTKLTNRRTMDEQMKKWTENSIPFSLILLDIDRFKSINDTYGHSVGDEVLKFLARKMKENARQHDICCRFGGEEFLILLPNTEKNEAFHVAERLRMSMEAGASPCGEMVTISAGVSSYPDCTSETAKLIELADECLYKAKKSGRNCTIVFESSAR; this is encoded by the coding sequence ATGAAAAAAATGAAATTTTCTTTGCAGCATTTAATTGTGTGTGTCGCTCTTTTATCGTTTATTTTGACTCTTATTAGCAGTTTATGGAGTGGGTATAGTACTGATAAACAAACTCTTATTACGAATACTTTAGAAACCAATCGTGTGTATGCACAAAAACTGGCAAAAACAACAAATAGCTTTTTAAAATCTACTCTTCAAACTTTACAGTTTAGTTCCAAGGAAATCGCACCTTTTATGCAGAATGATGAAGGAAAACTTCTTCATGAGGCAAATCGTTTGAAAATGCAGACGAATACTTTTAATTCTGTCATCATTGCGAATGCTGAAGGTAGAATCTTAGCTACATCACCACAGTCTCTTCAGATAAAAAATAAAATGCTAACATCACCGGGCGGTCAGCAAGCTTTAAAAGAAAGAAAACCGATCATTTCTAAACCATATACCGCTATAACAGGACGACTTGTCATTTTTATTTCATATCCTATTTTCGATGAAAAAGGAACCTATCTTGGGCTAGTGGGAGGAACACTTTACTTAAAAGAAATGAACGTATTAAACGAATTATTAGGCGAACATTTTTATAAAGATGGTTCCTATGTTTATGTAGTAGACGGAGATGGGCGCATTATCTATCATCAGGATTCTAAACGAGTCAATGATGTTGTAGTAAAGAATCAAGTTGTACAAAAGCTTATGCAAGGAAAAAGTGGAGCCGAACGTGTTATCAATACGAAACATAAAGACATGTTGGCTGGATACGCCTACGTTCCGATTGCAGACTGGGGAATTGTTTCACAGCGTCCAGTAGATATCGCGTTAGTACCTGCTACGGACATGATTAATGAAATGATAAAAAAATCATTCCCCTTTTTACTGGTATCGTTACTTATTATCTGGTGGATTTCTAGAAAAATTGCTCAACCTTTGCATCAATTAGCGCATTATACAGAGAACAGCACAGAGAATAGTCAAGAGGAACATATGGAAGAGGTAGTTGCGTGGTATTATGAAGCGATTCAACTAAAGAAATCCCTGCTGCATAGTTTGACTTTTCTACATGATAAAATTAATTATTTTATGTATCAATCTACCACAGATCCATTGACCAAGCTCACTAATCGCCGAACAATGGACGAGCAAATGAAGAAATGGACAGAAAATAGCATCCCTTTCTCATTAATTTTATTGGATATAGATCGCTTCAAGAGTATTAATGATACATATGGACACTCTGTAGGGGACGAAGTTTTGAAGTTTTTAGCGAGAAAGATGAAAGAAAACGCACGGCAGCATGATATATGTTGTCGTTTTGGAGGAGAGGAATTTTTAATTCTTCTTCCTAATACTGAGAAAAATGAAGCTTTTCATGTAGCTGAACGGTTACGTATGAGTATGGAAGCAGGCGCAAGCCCATGTGGCGAAATGGTGACCATCTCAGCAGGGGTTTCTTCTTATCCTGACTGTACATCCGAAACAGCAAAACTAATCGAATTAGCAGATGAATGTTTGTATAAAGCTAAAAAAAGCGGAAGGAATTGTACGATTGTATTTGAAAGTTCCGCGAGATAA
- a CDS encoding metal-sensitive transcriptional regulator — MEVENQNHCCEEEGRKSHHSDKVKSNLVTRLNRIEGQIRGVKGMIEKDTYCDDVLNQIAAIQSALNGVGRMLLEGHMKSCVIERIQEGDHEVIDELLITMNKLMKK, encoded by the coding sequence ATGGAAGTGGAAAACCAGAACCATTGTTGTGAGGAAGAAGGCCGCAAAAGCCATCACTCTGATAAAGTTAAAAGCAATCTCGTCACCCGGCTGAACCGTATTGAAGGGCAAATTCGCGGGGTAAAGGGCATGATTGAGAAAGACACATATTGCGATGACGTCCTGAACCAGATCGCAGCGATTCAGTCTGCATTGAATGGTGTCGGTAGAATGTTGCTCGAAGGCCACATGAAAAGCTGTGTCATCGAACGGATTCAGGAAGGCGACCACGAAGTGATTGACGAGCTGTTGATTACGATGAACAAGTTAATGAAAAAATAA
- a CDS encoding copper ion binding protein, with translation MTNVTLQVEGMSCGHCVKAVEEALKEVGATGKVDLASKSVAVSFEEGSVTLDAIKAAIEDQGYDVK, from the coding sequence ATGACAAATGTAACATTACAAGTAGAAGGTATGTCCTGCGGTCACTGTGTGAAAGCGGTAGAAGAAGCACTGAAGGAAGTGGGTGCGACAGGGAAAGTGGATCTGGCAAGCAAGTCGGTCGCAGTTTCGTTTGAAGAAGGCAGTGTAACGCTTGATGCGATTAAGGCAGCAATTGAAGATCAAGGATATGATGTGAAGTAA
- a CDS encoding heavy metal translocating P-type ATPase: MSEKQITMQITGMTCAACANRIEKGLARMEGVADATVNFALEQAAVTYDPAKVDAAKLEEKVEALGYGTVKQSVELQITGMTCAACSARIEKGLSRMPGVSQANVNLALETAHVEYSPAEVSVGDVIQKVEKLGYGAVLKQEAQESGDHRQKEITKQKRKLVISVLLSLPLLWSMVGHFSFTSFIWVPDLFMNPWFQLLLATPVQFIIGRHFYTGAYKALRSGSANMDVLVALGTSAAYFYSLYLTVEWNRTGGHHQPEMYYETSAVLITLILLGKLFEALAKGRSSEAIKTLMGLQAKTALVIRDGQEISIPIEQVMAGDILLVKPGEKIPVDGDVVEGHSTVDESMLTGESIPVEKRTGDAVIGATINKSGALKVKATRVGRDTALAQIIKVVEEAQGSKAPIQRVADVISGIFVPVVVGIAIVTFFIWYIWLVPGSFADALKCAIAVLVIACPCALGLATPTSIMAGSGRAAEFGILFKGGEHLEATQQINTVILDKTGTITKGKPELTDVVVKSGTTEARFLTLVGAAERNSGHPLAEAIVAGIREKGIELPEAQEFTDIPGFGIRAVVEGSEVLVGTRRLMEKYKVDAVDAYSKMEELEEAGRTAMLAAVDGTYQGIIAVADAIKETSKEAVSRLKALGIEVIMITGDNERTASAIAREAGIDRVLAEVLPEGKAEEVKKYKQVGKKVAMVGDGINDAPALATADIGMAIGTGTDVAMEAADVTLMRGDLNSIPDAIAMSKKTMRNIRQNLFWALAYNVIGIPVAAAGLLEPWLAGAAMALSSVSVVLNALRLQRVKHL; encoded by the coding sequence ATGAGCGAGAAACAAATCACGATGCAGATTACGGGCATGACATGCGCCGCCTGTGCGAATCGGATTGAAAAAGGGTTAGCCCGAATGGAAGGTGTGGCCGATGCAACGGTAAACTTTGCACTGGAGCAAGCAGCCGTTACATATGATCCGGCAAAAGTAGACGCAGCCAAACTTGAAGAAAAAGTAGAAGCACTCGGATACGGAACAGTTAAACAATCCGTTGAGCTGCAAATTACGGGCATGACATGTGCTGCCTGCTCGGCACGGATCGAGAAAGGGTTGTCTCGGATGCCGGGAGTATCGCAGGCAAATGTGAACCTGGCGTTAGAAACCGCCCATGTAGAATATTCTCCGGCAGAAGTGAGTGTAGGAGATGTCATCCAAAAGGTAGAGAAGCTCGGATACGGGGCGGTCTTGAAGCAGGAAGCACAGGAATCAGGGGATCATCGGCAGAAAGAAATTACGAAGCAGAAGCGTAAGTTAGTTATTTCGGTGCTTCTGTCGCTGCCGCTGCTCTGGTCTATGGTTGGCCACTTCTCGTTTACGTCCTTTATCTGGGTACCGGATTTGTTCATGAATCCGTGGTTCCAGCTTCTGCTGGCGACACCGGTGCAGTTTATCATCGGACGTCACTTTTATACAGGAGCGTACAAAGCGTTACGGAGCGGCAGTGCGAACATGGATGTGCTGGTGGCACTTGGAACGTCTGCCGCGTATTTTTATAGCTTGTACTTGACGGTTGAATGGAATCGTACAGGTGGACACCATCAGCCCGAGATGTATTATGAAACAAGTGCGGTTCTTATTACGCTAATTCTTCTTGGCAAGCTGTTCGAAGCGCTTGCGAAAGGCCGCTCCTCAGAAGCGATCAAAACGTTGATGGGCTTGCAGGCAAAAACGGCTCTTGTCATTCGGGACGGTCAGGAAATAAGCATCCCGATCGAACAAGTAATGGCGGGAGATATTTTACTTGTCAAACCGGGCGAGAAAATTCCGGTAGATGGTGACGTAGTAGAAGGCCACTCGACCGTAGATGAGTCGATGCTCACGGGTGAAAGCATTCCAGTGGAGAAACGGACGGGAGATGCGGTCATTGGCGCGACGATTAATAAGAGTGGGGCTCTCAAAGTGAAGGCAACCCGTGTCGGTCGTGATACAGCACTTGCACAAATCATTAAAGTTGTCGAAGAAGCACAGGGCTCAAAAGCGCCGATTCAGCGAGTAGCCGATGTGATTTCAGGCATTTTCGTTCCGGTCGTCGTTGGGATTGCGATTGTGACCTTTTTCATCTGGTACATCTGGCTTGTGCCAGGCAGCTTCGCGGATGCTCTGAAGTGTGCGATTGCGGTGCTTGTGATCGCCTGCCCGTGTGCGCTCGGACTAGCAACACCGACTTCGATTATGGCCGGGTCTGGCCGGGCGGCGGAGTTTGGGATTTTGTTTAAAGGTGGGGAACACCTCGAAGCGACACAGCAGATCAATACGGTTATTCTTGATAAGACTGGAACGATAACAAAAGGCAAGCCGGAATTGACCGACGTCGTGGTGAAATCAGGCACTACAGAAGCTCGTTTCCTGACACTTGTAGGCGCTGCCGAACGAAATTCTGGCCATCCACTTGCCGAAGCGATTGTAGCAGGCATTCGGGAAAAAGGGATCGAGCTGCCAGAAGCACAGGAATTCACTGACATCCCAGGCTTCGGAATTCGTGCTGTAGTCGAAGGAAGCGAGGTGCTCGTCGGAACGCGTCGCTTGATGGAGAAGTATAAAGTGGACGCGGTGGATGCGTACAGCAAAATGGAAGAACTAGAGGAAGCAGGGAGAACAGCGATGCTTGCTGCGGTGGATGGCACGTATCAAGGAATCATAGCTGTGGCAGATGCGATCAAAGAAACATCGAAAGAAGCGGTATCTCGACTGAAAGCGCTTGGTATTGAAGTGATTATGATTACGGGCGACAATGAGCGGACAGCAAGCGCGATCGCACGGGAAGCGGGCATTGACCGTGTACTGGCGGAAGTGCTACCGGAAGGAAAGGCCGAAGAAGTAAAGAAGTATAAGCAGGTCGGTAAAAAAGTCGCCATGGTTGGCGACGGCATTAACGATGCACCAGCGCTTGCGACAGCCGACATCGGGATGGCGATTGGCACTGGAACAGACGTAGCGATGGAGGCGGCGGATGTAACATTGATGCGTGGAGATTTGAACAGCATCCCAGACGCAATTGCCATGAGCAAGAAAACGATGCGCAACATTCGGCAGAATTTGTTCTGGGCGTTAGCATACAATGTGATCGGCATTCCGGTTGCGGCGGCAGGGCTTCTAGAGCCGTGGCTTGCCGGTGCGGCGATGGCGCTTAGTTCGGTGTCTGTTGTGTTGAATGCCTTGCGGCTGCAGCGGGTCAAGCATTTGTGA
- a CDS encoding NAD(P)H-dependent oxidoreductase: MKIYVVYDSDNGHTEVLARSIAEGAGTVAGDVYMDHVREADVNRLPDMDAIIWGCPGHFGTISAGMKTWIDKLGYLWARGELIGKVGGVFCTAATVHGGVEATMLNLITPMLHQGMIIVGLPANIPENALYGSYYGVGITCPVEASADDPLNLPTENDLVLGRALGQRVATVAGKLSGKSHTTAEGY, translated from the coding sequence ATGAAAATTTATGTGGTGTATGACAGTGACAATGGGCATACAGAAGTGCTGGCCCGTTCTATCGCGGAAGGGGCTGGCACAGTTGCTGGAGATGTGTACATGGACCATGTGAGAGAGGCAGATGTGAACCGATTGCCTGACATGGACGCGATTATTTGGGGTTGTCCCGGTCATTTCGGGACGATCAGTGCTGGGATGAAAACGTGGATTGATAAACTGGGGTATTTATGGGCGCGGGGAGAGTTAATTGGGAAAGTTGGGGGAGTATTTTGTACAGCGGCAACCGTTCACGGCGGTGTAGAAGCAACTATGCTCAACTTGATTACCCCGATGTTGCATCAAGGAATGATTATCGTCGGGCTGCCGGCTAATATTCCGGAAAATGCGTTATATGGCTCGTACTACGGGGTGGGAATCACCTGTCCGGTTGAAGCTTCCGCAGATGATCCGCTCAATTTGCCAACCGAAAATGATCTTGTGCTTGGTAGAGCTCTTGGGCAGCGTGTAGCTACGGTAGCTGGCAAGCTTTCTGGAAAGTCGCATACAACCGCAGAAGGATATTAA
- a CDS encoding GNAT family N-acetyltransferase: protein MEAKVITTEEQQKVAFDIRVRVFVEEQNVPLEEELDEFEAESTHFLLYKDGVPVGAGRFRIVDGVGKVERICVLPAHRSGGSGGVIMRAIEEYAVEQGMNKLKLHGQTHAEGFYHKLGYETVSDVFLEAGIPHVIMTKKLVVM, encoded by the coding sequence GTGGAAGCAAAGGTTATCACAACAGAGGAACAACAAAAAGTAGCATTTGATATTCGCGTCCGTGTGTTTGTCGAGGAGCAAAACGTGCCGCTAGAAGAAGAACTAGATGAGTTCGAGGCCGAGTCGACGCATTTTCTACTATATAAAGACGGCGTGCCAGTCGGCGCAGGCCGGTTCCGCATCGTAGACGGAGTTGGAAAAGTAGAACGAATCTGCGTTCTACCTGCTCACCGTAGCGGAGGCAGCGGGGGAGTAATTATGCGGGCGATCGAGGAGTATGCTGTGGAACAGGGCATGAACAAGCTCAAGCTACATGGACAAACTCATGCGGAAGGCTTCTATCATAAGCTTGGATATGAGACGGTGTCTGATGTTTTCTTGGAAGCAGGAATTCCGCATGTCATAATGACGAAAAAGCTTGTGGTGATGTAA
- a CDS encoding MarR family winged helix-turn-helix transcriptional regulator, with translation MSYKIDESLGFILSNTQRKLSHFLLSKFKPYDITTEQWVLVAKLGEENGITQKDLAERIEKDQANVTRIIDLLEKKGLVRREKNSTDRRSMLVHLTDEGKRLREMLAPIEEAVVKVSLAGMSEEERELLKGFLSRIAANVQNEFQGQE, from the coding sequence GTGTCTTATAAAATTGATGAGTCGCTCGGGTTTATTCTGAGTAACACCCAGCGGAAATTAAGTCACTTTTTGTTATCGAAATTCAAACCGTATGATATTACCACAGAGCAGTGGGTTTTAGTGGCTAAACTAGGAGAAGAGAATGGAATTACACAGAAGGATTTAGCCGAGCGCATAGAAAAAGACCAGGCGAATGTGACGCGGATTATTGACCTGTTAGAAAAAAAGGGACTGGTTAGACGAGAAAAAAACAGTACAGATAGAAGATCGATGCTCGTACATCTAACAGATGAAGGGAAAAGATTACGGGAAATGTTAGCTCCAATTGAAGAAGCGGTAGTGAAGGTGTCGCTGGCTGGTATGTCTGAGGAAGAAAGGGAGTTGTTGAAAGGGTTTCTTTCTCGCATTGCGGCTAATGTGCAGAATGAGTTTCAAGGTCAGGAATAA